A window of the Gammaproteobacteria bacterium genome harbors these coding sequences:
- the rpoS gene encoding RNA polymerase sigma factor RpoS, with the protein MPPRKPGAPRKKGKAQDDEKLLSTPDEEETEGETAASADEDGDGAEEKEATVEVAEKEEKEESEESSSASDDTYLAADATRLYLKEIGFSPLLTAEEEVFFARKAQKGDAAARRRMIESNLRLVVKIARRYMNRGLALLDLIEEGNLGLIRAVEKFDPERGFRFSTYATWWIRQTIERGIMNQTRTIRLPVHVLKEINIYQRAARYLSQKLDHEPTPEEVAQLLDKPIEDVKGMLGLNERLASVDAPLDDDPDRSLLDAIADERTLDPEKAQQREDLQSLIESWLNELNDKQREVVERRFGLNSREISTLEEVGADIGVTRERVRQIQVEALKRLRVILEKAGFSVDSLF; encoded by the coding sequence ATGCCGCCACGCAAACCCGGAGCACCTCGCAAGAAAGGTAAAGCGCAGGATGACGAGAAGCTGCTGTCGACTCCCGACGAGGAAGAGACAGAAGGCGAGACCGCCGCCAGTGCTGACGAAGACGGCGATGGTGCTGAAGAGAAGGAGGCGACCGTCGAGGTCGCTGAAAAGGAAGAAAAGGAAGAGAGCGAGGAGAGCAGCAGCGCCAGCGACGATACTTATCTCGCTGCCGATGCGACCCGACTCTATCTCAAGGAAATCGGTTTCTCGCCGCTGCTGACCGCCGAGGAAGAAGTCTTTTTCGCCCGCAAGGCGCAGAAGGGCGACGCCGCTGCCCGCCGGCGTATGATCGAAAGTAATTTGCGCCTGGTGGTGAAGATTGCCCGGCGCTACATGAACCGCGGTCTGGCGCTGCTCGATCTGATCGAGGAGGGTAACCTCGGATTGATTCGCGCGGTCGAGAAGTTCGACCCGGAGCGTGGGTTCCGCTTCTCCACCTACGCTACCTGGTGGATCCGCCAGACGATCGAGCGCGGCATCATGAATCAGACGCGCACCATCCGTCTGCCGGTGCACGTGCTCAAAGAGATCAACATTTACCAACGCGCCGCGCGTTACCTATCACAGAAGCTCGACCACGAACCGACACCGGAAGAAGTGGCGCAGCTGCTCGATAAGCCGATCGAAGACGTCAAAGGTATGCTCGGTCTGAACGAGCGTTTGGCCTCGGTCGATGCGCCGCTCGACGACGATCCGGACCGATCGCTGCTCGATGCCATCGCCGACGAGCGCACGCTCGATCCGGAAAAGGCGCAACAGCGCGAAGACCTGCAATCGCTGATCGAATCGTGGCTGAACGAGCTCAACGACAAGCAGCGTGAAGTGGTCGAGCGCCGTTTCGGGTTGAACAGCCGCGAGATTTCGACGTTGGAAGAGGTCGGTGCCGACATCGGTGTCACGCGCGAGCGCGTGCGTCAGATCCAAGTCGAGGCGTTGAAGCGATTGCGCGTGATTTTGGAGAAGGCGGGTTTCTCGGTCGACTCGTTGTTTTAA
- a CDS encoding SDR family oxidoreductase, with product MNQSTKTVERLIVAGGSSGMGLAVAQAALAKGVQVTIVGRSADKLHQATNKLGASAPVQTIAADITDETDVIRLFKTVGPFTHLITTAASVTYQPVKEFDVDAARKILDSKLIGPLLLAKHGAPLINAGGSITFTSGIAAYRPGVNASMVAAVNGGLAAFARALAVELAPIRVNVVSPGWVDTPIWTTIAGNKKRAMFEQMAKCLLVGRIGTPNDIAQAILFLTENQYTTGSVLHVDGGHRLV from the coding sequence ATGAATCAATCTACTAAAACCGTCGAAAGGCTGATAGTTGCCGGCGGTAGTTCCGGGATGGGCTTGGCGGTCGCACAAGCCGCGCTCGCTAAGGGGGTACAAGTCACGATTGTCGGTCGATCCGCCGACAAACTTCATCAAGCCACAAACAAGCTGGGCGCAAGCGCGCCCGTCCAAACGATCGCGGCAGACATCACCGACGAAACAGACGTAATACGCTTATTTAAAACGGTCGGACCCTTCACTCATTTGATTACGACCGCGGCGAGCGTGACTTATCAACCGGTTAAAGAGTTTGATGTTGATGCGGCGCGAAAAATTCTCGACTCTAAATTGATCGGCCCGCTGCTCCTAGCGAAACACGGCGCTCCGCTGATAAACGCCGGTGGATCGATTACTTTTACTTCAGGAATCGCGGCTTATCGACCAGGGGTAAATGCATCTATGGTAGCGGCGGTGAATGGTGGGCTTGCGGCCTTTGCTCGCGCATTAGCCGTCGAACTTGCGCCGATCCGGGTCAATGTTGTTTCGCCGGGATGGGTAGATACGCCCATTTGGACCACTATCGCCGGCAACAAAAAGCGGGCGATGTTCGAGCAGATGGCAAAGTGCCTCTTAGTGGGCAGAATAGGTACGCCTAACGATATAGCGCAGGCAATACTCTTTTTAACGGAGAACCAATATACGACGGGTAGTGTTTTACACGTGGACGGCGGGCATCGCCTGGTTTAG
- a CDS encoding peptidoglycan DD-metalloendopeptidase family protein — protein sequence MREVRAGDTLYSIAWESGRDFREVAAWNDIDPPYLIKPGQRIRLQPPRGIEVALNSKSQHTVVKGQTLYRIALAAGVSYQDLASWNDIEPPYALTPGQQLRLTPPVKSVKKPVVNESVTPKPTPAPTPVLRDATDEHGAVKWMWPTEGHIISRFTTNGVNKGIDIGGTAGQPIHAAAAGKVVYQGSGLRGYGQLIIVKHNADFLSAYAHCATIYVQEGSVIKPGQVIATMGNSGTDRVKLHFEIRRRGVPVDPIDHLPKK from the coding sequence GTGCGCGAAGTTCGAGCCGGTGACACGCTTTACAGCATCGCTTGGGAGTCCGGTCGCGATTTTCGCGAAGTGGCGGCCTGGAACGACATCGATCCGCCCTATCTGATCAAGCCCGGCCAGCGGATTCGCCTACAACCTCCACGCGGTATCGAGGTTGCACTGAACAGTAAATCGCAACATACGGTCGTCAAAGGCCAGACGCTTTACCGCATCGCACTAGCGGCCGGTGTCAGTTATCAGGATCTCGCGTCATGGAACGACATTGAGCCGCCCTATGCGTTGACGCCGGGACAGCAGCTGCGTCTCACACCGCCTGTTAAATCGGTAAAGAAACCGGTTGTAAACGAAAGTGTCACACCGAAACCGACGCCTGCGCCGACGCCAGTCTTACGCGATGCCACCGATGAGCACGGTGCTGTGAAATGGATGTGGCCAACCGAAGGTCATATTATTTCCCGTTTTACAACGAATGGTGTGAATAAGGGCATTGACATTGGCGGCACAGCGGGTCAACCGATTCATGCCGCGGCTGCCGGCAAAGTTGTGTATCAAGGCAGTGGACTTCGCGGATACGGCCAGCTTATTATCGTTAAGCACAACGCGGATTTCCTCAGCGCTTACGCTCATTGCGCAACGATTTACGTTCAGGAAGGCAGTGTGATAAAACCCGGTCAAGTCATTGCCACGATGGGTAACAGCGGAACTGATCGCGTAAAATTGCACTTTGAAATTCGTCGACGTGGTGTCCCCGTCGATCCCATCGACCACCTCCCGAAAAAGTAA